A genomic window from Streptomyces sp. NBC_00234 includes:
- a CDS encoding family 2 encapsulin nanocompartment cargo protein polyprenyl transferase: MTRTDAATEGHEAAALLERTRSAVDPHLRSAVESLPGGIRRVAMYHFGWENADGSPASGQAGKAIRPALVLAAARALGGDPDRAVRAAVAVELAHNFTLLHDDVIDEDATRRHRPTAWAVFGVPDAVITGDAMLALAQRLLAEDPHPAAARASARLSSCVIELCAGQQADCAFEERGPDDVTLDECLTMATAKTGALLGCACALGALYAGADERAVGAMDGFGREAGLAFQLIDDLIGIWGDTDRTGKPVGADLAAHKKSLPVVAALTSGTPAAAELAALYRGAMATSGEVSRAADAVDRAGGRDWAQICAGDRMARAVHHLSRAVPDLASAGDLLALAEFVTRRTH; encoded by the coding sequence ATGACGCGTACGGACGCCGCGACGGAAGGCCATGAGGCCGCAGCCCTCCTGGAACGCACCCGGAGCGCCGTCGACCCGCATCTGCGCTCAGCCGTGGAGTCGTTGCCCGGGGGCATACGGCGGGTCGCGATGTACCACTTCGGCTGGGAGAACGCGGACGGCAGTCCCGCCTCGGGGCAGGCGGGCAAGGCCATCAGACCCGCGCTCGTCCTCGCCGCCGCCCGTGCCCTGGGAGGGGACCCGGACCGCGCGGTGAGAGCCGCCGTCGCCGTGGAACTGGCGCACAACTTCACCCTGCTCCACGACGACGTGATCGACGAGGACGCCACCCGTCGTCACCGGCCCACCGCCTGGGCGGTCTTCGGCGTCCCGGACGCCGTCATCACCGGCGACGCCATGCTCGCCCTCGCTCAGCGGCTGCTCGCGGAGGACCCGCACCCGGCCGCCGCCAGGGCCTCGGCGCGGCTCTCCAGCTGCGTCATCGAGCTCTGCGCCGGCCAGCAGGCCGACTGCGCCTTCGAGGAGCGCGGACCGGACGACGTCACGCTGGACGAGTGCCTCACCATGGCGACGGCCAAGACGGGTGCGCTGCTCGGCTGCGCCTGTGCTCTCGGCGCCCTCTACGCGGGGGCGGACGAGCGGGCGGTCGGTGCCATGGACGGCTTCGGCCGCGAGGCGGGACTCGCGTTCCAGCTCATCGACGATCTGATCGGCATCTGGGGCGACACGGACCGCACCGGCAAGCCCGTCGGCGCGGACCTGGCCGCCCACAAGAAGTCCCTGCCGGTGGTGGCCGCGCTCACCTCCGGCACCCCGGCCGCCGCCGAGCTGGCCGCGCTCTACCGGGGCGCCATGGCGACCTCGGGCGAGGTGAGCCGGGCCGCCGACGCGGTGGACCGGGCAGGGGGGCGGGACTGGGCGCAGATCTGCGCGGGGGACCGGATGGCGCGGGCGGTCCACCATCTCTCCCGGGCGGTGCCCGATCTGGCCTCGGCCGGTGATCTGCTCGCCCTCGCGGAGTTCGTCACGCGCCGCACGCACTGA
- a CDS encoding GNAT family N-acetyltransferase — MGVGIRQADERDRDQVVRILDEAFHDDPVSSWVFPEEEHRRAVHGRFLGVFVDVALDEGRIDLLEDGTAAALWLPVPAGAPEEEDPTPALMRETADPDNERAELVGRLTGAVHPHDRAHEYLLMIGVSPERQGEGLGAALIDGVLERCDREGVPAYLEASSERSRGLYERLGFTFMGRTVDLPDGPSMWPMWREPRSA, encoded by the coding sequence ATGGGTGTAGGGATACGGCAGGCGGACGAGCGGGACCGGGACCAGGTCGTGAGGATTCTGGACGAGGCATTCCACGACGACCCGGTGAGCAGCTGGGTCTTCCCGGAGGAGGAGCACCGCCGCGCGGTGCACGGCAGGTTCCTCGGTGTCTTCGTCGACGTCGCGCTCGACGAGGGCCGCATCGATCTGCTGGAGGACGGCACGGCCGCGGCCCTGTGGCTGCCGGTGCCCGCGGGGGCGCCCGAGGAGGAGGACCCCACCCCCGCGCTGATGAGGGAGACCGCCGACCCCGACAACGAACGGGCCGAACTGGTAGGGAGGCTGACGGGCGCGGTTCATCCGCACGACCGCGCCCACGAGTACCTGCTCATGATCGGGGTGTCTCCCGAGCGCCAGGGAGAGGGCCTCGGGGCCGCTCTGATCGACGGGGTCCTGGAGCGGTGCGACCGCGAAGGGGTCCCGGCCTATCTGGAGGCGAGCAGCGAGCGGAGCCGCGGGCTCTACGAGCGGCTGGGGTTCACCTTCATGGGTCGAACGGTCGACCTGCCCGACGGGCCCTCCATGTGGCCCATGTGGCGCGAACCCCGGTCCGCCTGA
- a CDS encoding DUF6304 family protein, with protein sequence MTDESWAGWYRDRHGSDAVILTTDGQQLRIRIRGVDFEGESFDGLGPVAGVPPEGREFTLADGVLDDCVLEWDLPLPVLVSGTLRQATLSCLLSLRRSDPDLALALHLDGAVYESARAAGDFAAALATIQRVLPDGIRLQTCIACAFSDYFPDPVRGLSGGLACFRGAKDAYRGAADGGDVAELWDRRTGFVQEIWSCREFEARPAEGAGTGHRGAFPLEHA encoded by the coding sequence ATGACAGATGAGTCGTGGGCAGGCTGGTACCGGGACCGTCATGGTTCCGATGCCGTCATTCTCACCACGGACGGACAGCAACTCCGCATCCGGATCAGAGGTGTCGACTTCGAGGGCGAGAGCTTCGACGGCCTCGGTCCCGTGGCCGGCGTACCGCCGGAAGGGCGGGAGTTCACCTTGGCGGACGGGGTGCTCGACGACTGCGTACTGGAGTGGGATCTCCCGCTCCCGGTCCTCGTGTCCGGCACGCTCCGCCAGGCCACGCTCAGCTGCCTGCTGTCGCTGCGCCGCTCGGACCCGGACCTGGCGCTCGCCCTGCATCTGGACGGCGCGGTCTACGAATCGGCCCGCGCGGCAGGTGACTTCGCCGCGGCCCTGGCCACCATTCAGCGGGTCCTTCCGGACGGGATTCGCCTGCAGACCTGCATCGCCTGCGCGTTCTCCGACTACTTCCCGGATCCGGTCCGCGGGCTCTCCGGCGGTCTCGCCTGCTTCCGTGGCGCCAAGGACGCGTACCGCGGTGCCGCGGACGGCGGAGACGTCGCCGAGCTGTGGGACCGGCGCACCGGGTTCGTCCAGGAGATCTGGAGCTGCCGGGAGTTCGAGGCGCGTCCGGCGGAGGGCGCGGGGACCGGGCACCGGGGTGCCTTCCCCCTGGAGCACGCCTGA
- the snpA gene encoding snapalysin → MRHLRITLASAAAGLGLVAALGATPAVAADPASAAPSTASSTATAGYTAYAGSSENAAANRAFYKAVMKSVAEKRAANPGAASVTVVYSTANAPSFRSQIASSTRIWNSSVSNVQLQEGSNADFAYYEGNDSRGSYASTDGHGGGYIFLDYRQNQQYNSTRVTAHETGHVLGLPDHYSGPCSELMSGGGPGTSCTNANPNSAERSRVNYLWQNGFAAALAGATS, encoded by the coding sequence ATGAGACACCTCCGCATCACCCTCGCGTCGGCCGCCGCCGGCCTCGGCCTCGTCGCCGCCCTGGGCGCGACACCCGCGGTCGCCGCAGATCCGGCGTCGGCCGCTCCCTCCACCGCCTCGTCGACCGCGACGGCGGGCTACACCGCGTACGCCGGGTCGAGCGAGAACGCCGCCGCGAACCGGGCGTTCTACAAGGCCGTCATGAAGTCCGTCGCCGAGAAGCGGGCGGCCAACCCGGGCGCCGCTTCGGTCACGGTCGTCTACAGCACGGCCAACGCCCCGTCCTTCCGGAGCCAGATAGCCAGCAGCACCCGGATCTGGAACAGCTCGGTCTCCAACGTCCAGCTCCAGGAAGGCTCGAACGCCGACTTCGCGTACTACGAGGGCAATGACTCCCGCGGTTCGTACGCGAGCACGGACGGACACGGCGGCGGCTACATCTTCCTGGACTACCGGCAGAACCAGCAGTACAACTCGACCCGCGTCACGGCCCACGAGACCGGGCACGTGCTCGGCCTCCCGGACCACTACTCCGGGCCGTGCAGCGAGCTGATGTCGGGCGGCGGTCCCGGCACGTCCTGCACCAACGCCAACCCGAACTCGGCGGAGCGCTCGCGGGTGAACTACCTCTGGCAGAACGGTTTCGCAGCAGCCCTGGCCGGCGCCACTTCCTGA
- a CDS encoding LysR family transcriptional regulator: MELEVRHLRALCAIADTGSLHRAARQLGVSQPSLTTQLRRIENALGAELFRRERTGCRPTLLGRSVLSRARPLVDGMSALVSEALAEAGAARESGPTLRIGSTASRVIGGWLSRLRAGLPGTDISLRVDVSAHALLRSVEAGRLDVAFVHEVEGCPLSVPDGLRQRVLLDREPQFISLARDHPAAAGPVVDLGDLATDRWMVDPTVDGEWDAVRRVLGAAGLDPPVLHGDYLTAASLVVLGEVVAPCQPTSGPREDMAIRPLRDDPLAVRLLLVSRPGTDTAVVYGALEAAYREAALRAASYHQWLVRHRSPLARTP, translated from the coding sequence ATGGAGCTTGAGGTGAGGCACCTCAGGGCGCTCTGCGCCATCGCCGACACGGGAAGCCTGCACCGCGCGGCCCGGCAGCTCGGCGTCAGCCAGCCCTCACTGACGACCCAGCTGCGGCGGATCGAGAACGCCCTCGGCGCCGAACTGTTCCGCCGCGAACGCACCGGCTGCCGGCCGACGCTGCTGGGCCGGTCCGTCCTCAGCCGGGCCCGCCCCCTCGTCGACGGCATGAGCGCCCTGGTCAGCGAGGCACTCGCGGAGGCCGGAGCGGCCCGGGAGAGCGGCCCGACCCTGCGTATCGGCTCCACCGCGAGCCGGGTCATCGGCGGCTGGCTGAGCAGGCTGCGGGCCGGACTGCCCGGCACCGACATCTCGCTGCGGGTCGACGTCTCGGCCCACGCGCTGCTCCGCAGCGTCGAGGCGGGCCGGCTCGACGTCGCCTTCGTGCACGAGGTGGAGGGCTGCCCGCTCTCCGTTCCGGACGGTCTGCGCCAGCGCGTACTCCTGGACCGGGAGCCGCAGTTCATCTCGCTGGCCCGGGACCATCCGGCAGCCGCCGGCCCGGTGGTGGACCTCGGGGATCTGGCCACCGACCGGTGGATGGTCGATCCCACCGTGGACGGTGAGTGGGACGCCGTCCGCAGAGTGCTCGGCGCCGCCGGGCTCGATCCGCCCGTCCTGCACGGCGACTACCTCACCGCGGCCTCCCTCGTGGTTCTCGGCGAGGTCGTCGCCCCCTGCCAGCCCACCTCCGGGCCGCGCGAGGACATGGCGATCCGCCCGCTGCGCGACGACCCCCTCGCCGTACGCCTGCTGCTGGTCTCCCGGCCGGGGACCGACACGGCGGTGGTGTACGGGGCGCTGGAGGCGGCGTACCGCGAAGCGGCGCTGCGGGCGGCCTCCTACCACCAGTGGCTGGTGCGCCACCGCAGCCCGCTCGCCCGTACACCCTGA
- a CDS encoding NAD-dependent epimerase/dehydratase family protein, translated as MLGGTEFVGRAVTDAALARGWQVTVFHRGHHAPPPGVAALTGDRTTEEGLAALADGSWDLAVDTWSGAPSAVRDAARLLSGRVGHYTYVSSRSVYAYPTPAGTAEDGPLVDGASPDAGGDVSYALAKRGGELAALDAFGDRALLARAGLIIGPGENIGRLPWWLSRIARGGPVIAPGPRDADLQYIDARDLATWILDAAVDGLHGPYNTVSHPGHTTMGELLDSCVRVTGSDAGLRWTDPGTLLAAGVEPWSDLPVWLPEGELYDTLHQGDVTKAHAAGLHCRPVEETVADTWTWLVGQGGTAPQRPDRPQVGLDPQLEAKLLAG; from the coding sequence ATGCTGGGCGGTACGGAATTCGTCGGACGTGCCGTCACCGATGCTGCGCTGGCCCGGGGCTGGCAGGTCACCGTCTTCCACCGCGGGCACCACGCGCCGCCGCCGGGCGTCGCCGCCCTGACCGGCGACCGCACCACCGAGGAGGGCCTCGCGGCCCTGGCCGACGGGAGCTGGGACCTGGCCGTCGACACCTGGAGCGGCGCGCCCTCGGCCGTACGGGACGCCGCCCGGCTGCTGTCCGGGCGGGTGGGCCACTACACGTACGTGTCCAGTCGTTCGGTGTACGCGTACCCCACCCCGGCCGGGACGGCGGAGGACGGCCCCCTGGTGGACGGTGCCTCGCCCGACGCCGGCGGGGACGTCTCGTATGCCCTGGCCAAGCGCGGCGGGGAACTGGCCGCACTCGACGCCTTCGGCGACCGCGCCCTGCTGGCCCGCGCCGGACTCATCATCGGCCCGGGGGAGAACATCGGCCGTCTGCCGTGGTGGCTGAGCAGGATCGCCCGGGGCGGACCGGTGATCGCGCCGGGCCCGCGGGACGCCGACCTCCAGTACATCGACGCCCGCGACCTGGCGACCTGGATCCTGGACGCCGCGGTGGACGGCCTCCACGGCCCGTACAACACCGTCAGCCATCCCGGGCACACCACCATGGGCGAGCTGCTCGACAGCTGCGTACGGGTCACGGGCTCCGACGCCGGCCTGCGCTGGACCGACCCCGGGACGCTGCTCGCCGCGGGGGTGGAACCCTGGAGCGACCTGCCGGTCTGGCTGCCCGAGGGAGAGCTCTACGACACCCTGCACCAGGGCGACGTCACCAAGGCGCACGCGGCCGGGCTGCACTGCCGCCCGGTGGAGGAGACGGTCGCCGACACCTGGACGTGGCTCGTCGGGCAGGGCGGAACGGCGCCGCAGCGTCCGGACCGCCCCCAGGTGGGTCTCGATCCGCAGCTGGAGGCGAAGCTGCTGGCCGGCTGA
- a CDS encoding DUF952 domain-containing protein — MTEPLPQLLHLTEAPLWESARASGTYEMSTRGRTLHEEGFIHCSLPHQLSGVAETLYGEEDEGLVVLVIDPARLAVPVRYEAMAPGGEEFPHIYGPLPVEAVVAVLPWQRKDYELQ; from the coding sequence ATGACCGAACCGCTGCCACAACTGCTCCACCTCACCGAAGCCCCCTTGTGGGAGTCCGCCCGCGCGTCCGGGACCTACGAGATGTCCACGCGCGGGCGGACCCTCCACGAGGAGGGCTTCATCCACTGCTCGCTGCCGCACCAGCTCTCCGGCGTGGCCGAGACGCTGTACGGGGAGGAGGACGAGGGCCTGGTGGTGCTGGTCATCGACCCCGCACGGCTCGCCGTGCCCGTGCGGTACGAAGCCATGGCGCCCGGTGGCGAGGAGTTCCCGCACATCTACGGGCCGCTCCCGGTGGAGGCGGTCGTGGCCGTGCTCCCCTGGCAACGAAAGGACTACGAACTCCAGTGA
- a CDS encoding SDR family oxidoreductase: MIGPLIAVTGASGAVGGRVARRLARTGVPVRLLGRDPSKLPALPGATVAPAAPYGDGEAMRRALDGAHTLFLVSAHESPDRVREHTTAVDAAVAVGVERIVYVSFLNAAPDATFTFARDHWHTEAHIRVADVRHTFLRDSWYLAALPAMTSADGVLRGPGGDGRVSAVAHEDIADSAAAVLLDEGTTHDGVTYDLTGPEAFTLTEAAEELTRRTGRPVRYVPETRDQAYASRSSYGAEDWEVAGWVTSYEAIAAGEMATVSDAVPTLTGHPAKDLATYLDENPDSYRHLLAGG, encoded by the coding sequence GTGATCGGCCCCCTCATCGCGGTGACCGGCGCGAGCGGTGCGGTCGGCGGCCGCGTCGCCCGCCGGCTCGCCCGGACCGGCGTCCCCGTACGGCTCCTCGGCCGCGACCCGTCCAAGCTGCCCGCACTGCCCGGCGCCACCGTGGCCCCGGCCGCCCCCTACGGCGACGGCGAGGCGATGCGCCGCGCCCTCGATGGCGCGCACACGCTCTTCCTCGTCTCCGCGCACGAGAGCCCGGACCGGGTGCGCGAGCACACGACGGCGGTGGACGCGGCCGTGGCCGTGGGCGTCGAACGGATCGTGTACGTGTCGTTCCTCAACGCGGCGCCTGACGCGACCTTCACCTTCGCCCGCGACCACTGGCACACCGAGGCGCACATCCGGGTGGCCGACGTGCGCCACACCTTCCTGCGCGACAGCTGGTACCTCGCCGCACTCCCGGCGATGACGAGCGCGGACGGCGTCCTGCGGGGTCCGGGCGGCGACGGCCGGGTCTCGGCGGTCGCGCACGAGGACATCGCCGACTCGGCCGCGGCCGTCCTGCTCGACGAGGGCACCACCCACGACGGCGTCACCTACGACCTCACGGGCCCCGAGGCGTTCACGCTCACCGAAGCGGCGGAGGAACTCACCCGCCGCACCGGCCGCCCGGTCCGCTACGTCCCCGAGACCAGGGACCAGGCGTACGCCTCCCGTTCCTCGTACGGGGCCGAGGACTGGGAAGTGGCCGGCTGGGTGACCTCGTACGAGGCGATCGCGGCCGGCGAGATGGCCACGGTCTCGGACGCCGTACCGACCCTCACGGGGCACCCCGCCAAGGACCTCGCGACGTACCTGGACGAGAACCCGGACAGCTACCGCCACTTGCTCGCCGGCGGCTGA
- a CDS encoding ATP-binding protein, producing the protein MTVTDDQSFDAELPKSGGERRNSEEKLSLLTYADLAKAATKMQAGATKTKAGWENLRALIARLQGENEGALDPTQGDLWGIKGLRLCGFQGTASEISVEIDPSPGISIYHGPNGSGKSTISDGIRTALSGKTGWWADVAAPTGRSKFDPLWEKINRARDSVQSWAEVTLVRNSEELILRCVLTDNGDVSDAYGEWTTSSGEVCRVDMGSTWRHALEGHPPVFSYAEVERRVQQSNDLQRYIANLLALGGAFTHLEALVLELSETASASKKKIDAALKDGKGRVAEVDRRFRLGEPAVDIGDICWPVISENIEDWLTRHNLVDVGSPTVEVTNSDVDRLWRALSAVDAAFQKLESAPELTSPRIAQHLDALYRDAVEIAPVSPMCPVCNSSVANWVETLQGNVERHAVLSPIHEEARHSLTDLRDTSVVVNYVAEVLALIKSSENSDRDAAASAATVAERLRAVMNYHGSRPAPEVREGFLALRNAVTTSGWRQASSAAVEASEITRQWLRERRGALEGFLHTWRMEQEKGRESALWQETKKCSTSLADKLRKERTEYFKEKADKRVRQLLEDVGIYLDRIHLTTARADVSVSNSSGQELTLSMLSAGQRNAFLLAPLLSTAESGPFSFLILDDPVHAFDEIRVDRLASVLVDLSSERRIIVFTHDERLKQHLLARAANGQAWRVSRDVEKGEISIESTDEMWRVLLDDADNIVQWAPRSSPTTYLTESQVVRGLCRQAVDHALHSCVVRYSLAQKKDVTHNVSSLDVLDNTVKRVAFVEGVINQTHDGRNPIDEFNRICGHYLRGWNKAIHGSDDVKANLTQEVEKAREACAVITAWNFS; encoded by the coding sequence ATGACCGTCACAGATGACCAATCCTTCGATGCAGAACTCCCGAAGAGTGGGGGCGAGCGGCGAAATTCGGAGGAAAAGCTCTCTCTGCTGACCTACGCCGACTTGGCCAAGGCTGCTACGAAGATGCAAGCTGGTGCAACTAAGACGAAAGCTGGCTGGGAGAACCTGCGAGCTTTGATTGCTCGGCTCCAAGGTGAGAACGAAGGTGCGCTAGACCCTACCCAGGGGGATTTGTGGGGCATCAAAGGGCTTCGCCTCTGCGGGTTTCAGGGAACTGCATCCGAAATCTCCGTGGAGATCGATCCCTCTCCTGGTATCAGCATCTATCACGGGCCGAATGGATCTGGTAAGTCCACCATTTCTGATGGAATCCGAACCGCTCTCTCAGGAAAAACTGGGTGGTGGGCTGATGTAGCCGCGCCGACAGGGCGAAGTAAATTTGATCCCCTCTGGGAAAAGATCAATAGAGCGCGTGACAGTGTGCAATCTTGGGCAGAAGTCACCCTTGTGCGCAACAGCGAAGAGTTGATCCTGCGTTGCGTGCTCACTGACAACGGTGACGTTAGCGATGCCTATGGAGAATGGACAACCTCGTCTGGCGAAGTTTGCCGTGTTGACATGGGAAGCACATGGCGTCATGCCCTCGAAGGGCATCCGCCAGTCTTTTCGTACGCCGAGGTGGAGCGGCGCGTTCAGCAAAGTAATGATCTGCAGCGCTATATCGCCAATCTCCTTGCGTTGGGAGGAGCGTTTACGCACCTAGAGGCACTAGTTTTGGAGTTGAGTGAAACCGCTTCGGCGAGTAAAAAGAAGATCGATGCTGCTCTCAAGGATGGCAAAGGACGAGTCGCCGAGGTTGACCGCCGTTTCCGTCTCGGTGAACCGGCGGTCGATATTGGGGACATTTGCTGGCCAGTCATTAGCGAAAATATTGAAGACTGGCTGACTCGGCATAACCTTGTGGACGTTGGGTCCCCTACAGTTGAAGTCACGAACTCCGACGTAGACCGCCTGTGGCGGGCATTGTCGGCAGTAGACGCCGCCTTCCAGAAGCTGGAAAGCGCCCCTGAGCTGACTAGTCCGAGAATCGCCCAGCATTTGGATGCGCTTTATAGGGATGCCGTGGAGATTGCTCCAGTTAGCCCTATGTGCCCAGTTTGCAATTCGTCAGTTGCTAACTGGGTAGAAACCTTGCAGGGAAACGTGGAGCGGCATGCTGTGCTGTCACCGATCCACGAAGAGGCGCGCCATTCGTTGACCGATCTAAGGGATACTTCCGTCGTAGTGAATTACGTTGCGGAAGTTCTCGCGCTGATTAAATCGTCTGAAAATAGCGACAGGGATGCTGCGGCGTCTGCAGCGACAGTTGCAGAACGCCTCCGCGCAGTGATGAATTATCACGGAAGCCGGCCCGCCCCGGAGGTGCGTGAGGGATTCCTGGCCTTGAGGAACGCCGTTACCACTTCCGGATGGCGCCAAGCGAGCAGCGCGGCAGTCGAGGCAAGCGAGATCACGCGGCAGTGGCTTCGAGAGCGTAGGGGAGCCCTCGAGGGCTTCTTGCATACCTGGCGTATGGAGCAAGAGAAAGGTAGGGAGAGTGCCCTATGGCAAGAGACCAAGAAGTGTTCAACCTCACTCGCCGACAAACTGAGAAAGGAGCGGACTGAATATTTTAAAGAAAAGGCTGATAAGCGGGTTAGGCAGTTGCTCGAAGACGTTGGAATCTATCTGGATAGAATTCACCTGACGACGGCCAGAGCTGATGTAAGCGTGAGTAATTCGAGTGGTCAAGAATTGACGCTCTCTATGTTGAGTGCCGGTCAGAGAAATGCTTTCCTGCTCGCTCCGTTGCTCTCTACTGCAGAGTCGGGACCCTTTTCGTTCCTGATCCTGGATGACCCGGTTCACGCGTTTGATGAGATCCGAGTTGACCGTCTGGCCTCCGTTTTGGTCGATCTCAGTTCCGAGCGACGGATTATTGTATTCACCCACGATGAACGGTTGAAGCAACACCTCCTTGCCCGGGCAGCGAACGGTCAAGCCTGGCGGGTAAGCCGTGATGTCGAGAAGGGGGAAATTAGCATCGAGTCAACGGACGAGATGTGGAGAGTCTTGCTGGATGATGCAGATAACATCGTGCAGTGGGCTCCCCGGTCGTCGCCTACGACTTACTTGACTGAATCTCAGGTTGTTAGGGGACTGTGTCGGCAGGCTGTCGATCACGCTCTACATTCCTGCGTCGTCCGCTACTCGCTGGCACAGAAGAAGGATGTGACGCACAACGTTTCGTCTCTTGATGTGCTTGATAATACCGTCAAGAGGGTGGCATTTGTGGAAGGGGTGATAAATCAGACCCATGATGGCAGGAATCCGATCGATGAGTTCAATAGAATTTGTGGGCATTACCTGCGTGGCTGGAACAAGGCAATTCACGGATCTGACGACGTCAAGGCGAACCTAACCCAGGAGGTCGAGAAGGCTCGGGAGGCTTGCGCAGTGATCACTGCTTGGAATTTCTCATGA
- a CDS encoding NUDIX domain-containing protein, protein MPQQTGDQPKALKPALESMTLLVAAVIVHDRATNRVVLLKRSENAKFAQGMWDLPVGKSEPGEPITETAVRELYEETGLTVKPESLKVAHIIHGAWGVEAPNGFLTVVFTAHEWTGEPENREPRKHSQVRWVHANAIPEEFVDTTASALHRYFTGGLEVSLNGWQ, encoded by the coding sequence ATGCCCCAGCAGACCGGCGACCAGCCGAAGGCCCTCAAGCCGGCGCTCGAATCGATGACCCTGCTGGTCGCTGCGGTCATCGTCCACGACAGGGCCACCAACCGCGTCGTCCTACTCAAACGCAGCGAGAACGCCAAGTTCGCCCAAGGTATGTGGGACCTGCCGGTCGGCAAGAGCGAACCCGGCGAGCCCATCACCGAGACTGCGGTCCGCGAACTCTATGAGGAGACCGGCCTCACCGTGAAGCCCGAGTCTCTCAAGGTCGCCCACATCATCCACGGCGCCTGGGGCGTCGAAGCCCCCAACGGCTTCCTCACCGTCGTCTTCACCGCCCACGAGTGGACCGGCGAACCCGAAAACCGCGAACCCCGTAAGCACTCTCAGGTCCGCTGGGTCCACGCCAACGCCATTCCCGAAGAGTTCGTGGACACCACCGCAAGCGCCCTCCACCGATACTTCACGGGGGGCCTAGAGGTTTCCCTTAACGGCTGGCAGTAG
- a CDS encoding aminoglycoside phosphotransferase has product MPAPSITFGSLPSGARTAIEAEIGSILRIEEVSTGLNSSLSALAHTAGGVVFLKGLRSDHRWVWTQQREADINPYVTPLAPRMHFHAIAGGWDLLGFEAIDGRHADYSPGSPDLPKVTGALRELSSLPCPDIELRHAEQRLAGYVADPADAKAFAGNALLHTDWNNHNVLITHDRAHLVDWGWATRGAAWLDPAHWVIWLIAAGHTPSAAEETVAFLPAWALAPSRAVDAFADASANLWEEIAGSAPDDWTMNLLNAARLWQQHRSNRS; this is encoded by the coding sequence ATGCCCGCACCCTCCATCACCTTCGGCAGTCTCCCCTCTGGCGCTCGTACCGCCATCGAAGCCGAGATCGGCTCGATTCTCAGGATCGAAGAGGTCAGCACCGGTCTTAACAGCTCCCTCTCCGCGCTCGCGCACACCGCCGGCGGAGTCGTCTTCCTCAAGGGCCTGCGCTCCGACCATCGCTGGGTCTGGACGCAGCAACGCGAGGCAGACATCAACCCGTACGTGACCCCGCTCGCCCCGCGCATGCATTTCCATGCCATCGCCGGCGGCTGGGATCTCCTTGGCTTTGAGGCCATCGACGGCCGCCATGCCGACTACTCCCCAGGCTCCCCCGACTTGCCCAAAGTGACCGGGGCCCTCAGAGAGCTCTCCTCTCTCCCTTGCCCTGACATCGAACTCCGGCACGCCGAACAACGCCTGGCTGGCTACGTCGCCGATCCCGCCGACGCGAAAGCTTTCGCAGGAAACGCGCTGCTTCACACTGACTGGAACAACCACAACGTTCTCATCACCCACGACCGCGCCCACCTCGTCGACTGGGGCTGGGCCACCCGCGGAGCCGCCTGGTTGGATCCCGCCCACTGGGTCATCTGGCTCATCGCGGCTGGCCACACGCCTTCTGCCGCAGAGGAGACGGTCGCGTTTCTTCCCGCCTGGGCATTGGCACCATCCCGAGCAGTGGACGCCTTCGCTGACGCCAGCGCGAACCTCTGGGAGGAGATCGCGGGCTCCGCTCCAGACGACTGGACAATGAACTTGCTCAACGCCGCACGGCTCTGGCAACAGCATCGAAGCAATCGCTCCTGA